Proteins encoded within one genomic window of Bacillus sp. 1NLA3E:
- a CDS encoding Yip1 family protein, whose amino-acid sequence METNVMINEINKEKPSLFGIITSPTIQFERMKEEASIGLPLVIMILLMGITGSLVSYLSLDNPILNDADLMSDMKIPVALSMGMGAIGGMFGGVIMFFIAAALYKFCMVIMSNDTSYKRLLAVVIYSSIITSLGVLVNTLIALSLGGYEVSYTSMAPLFEDNKMLNAIAQSFDIFKIWYYAVLGIGLHIVTGISKNKAVTLVVIVFLIGVGLSSLGGLIPQPGLK is encoded by the coding sequence ATGGAAACAAATGTAATGATTAATGAAATAAATAAGGAAAAGCCTTCACTATTTGGTATCATCACATCCCCAACCATTCAATTTGAGAGGATGAAAGAAGAAGCTTCAATTGGACTGCCGCTGGTAATCATGATTCTATTGATGGGAATAACAGGATCCCTTGTTTCATATTTAAGTTTAGATAACCCAATCCTAAATGATGCCGATTTGATGTCGGATATGAAGATCCCGGTTGCTTTATCCATGGGAATGGGAGCTATTGGGGGAATGTTTGGGGGAGTGATTATGTTCTTCATCGCCGCTGCCTTATACAAATTCTGTATGGTAATTATGAGTAATGATACTTCATATAAAAGGCTATTAGCTGTTGTAATTTACTCAAGTATTATTACATCTCTAGGAGTATTAGTTAACACTTTGATTGCTCTTTCCCTTGGAGGATATGAAGTGTCATATACGAGTATGGCTCCGTTATTTGAGGATAACAAAATGCTAAATGCTATTGCTCAGAGCTTTGATATTTTCAAAATCTGGTACTATGCTGTACTGGGTATAGGTTTGCATATTGTGACAGGAATAAGCAAGAATAAGGCAGTCACTCTTGTTGTGATTGTATTCTTAATTGGAGTTGGATTAAGTTCTCTTGGAGGTTTAATACCACAACCAGGGCTAAAATAG
- a CDS encoding stage II sporulation protein M produces the protein MNLKKYTKETVFTVLVFILGFLCGYFLTNIDSPISSHTQVSILEIFNNNISIIYLNIAFGIITAGIYSNINLFFQGIGMGAVIKVAVINDMGIGKLLSSVIAHGFLELIAFFVANILVILIVKKIYNIILDKQQVGRLLLLKKLITNSTKVIIVVTTITLLAAIIEGTITEKLYNSI, from the coding sequence ATGAATCTTAAAAAATATACGAAAGAAACAGTTTTTACAGTTTTAGTATTTATACTAGGTTTTTTATGTGGTTATTTCCTTACGAATATAGATAGTCCAATAAGCAGTCATACACAAGTGAGTATTTTGGAGATTTTCAACAACAACATTTCTATAATTTATTTAAATATTGCTTTTGGAATTATTACAGCAGGTATTTATTCTAATATCAATTTATTTTTTCAAGGTATAGGGATGGGTGCAGTAATTAAGGTTGCTGTAATAAATGATATGGGGATAGGAAAATTATTATCTTCCGTAATTGCCCACGGCTTTTTGGAACTGATAGCATTTTTTGTAGCTAATATATTAGTAATATTAATTGTAAAAAAAATCTATAACATAATATTGGATAAACAACAAGTAGGAAGGTTACTCTTACTGAAGAAACTGATAACAAATTCAACTAAAGTTATAATTGTTGTTACGACAATTACGTTGCTAGCGGCAATTATTGAGGGGACAATAACAGAAAAATTATATAACAGCATTTAA
- a CDS encoding ATP-binding cassette domain-containing protein has translation MLKLNKVTKKYDEKKIIDNLSIDIHEGEVLALYGNNGSGKTTLISLIGGLTDFEGEIQLNDISLSCGRENYEYLRNVGMLLNDLYSYDFMTVDEFIELNINFKDIEDKSSLYSSKTELIELLFLENFKNHLMKNLSLGTKQKVMLLLSLIHKPNLLLFDEPLVNLDTKSKENTIDFLKSYINNNKAILVFSSHDLNLIKKLSNRILDMKDMKIYSVREEWRVNES, from the coding sequence GTGCTTAAGTTAAATAAAGTCACAAAAAAATACGATGAAAAAAAAATTATTGATAATCTAAGTATCGACATTCATGAGGGAGAAGTTCTGGCACTATATGGGAATAATGGTTCGGGAAAAACAACATTGATTTCATTAATAGGGGGATTAACAGATTTTGAAGGAGAGATACAACTTAATGACATATCTTTAAGTTGTGGTCGAGAAAACTATGAGTATCTTAGAAATGTAGGTATGTTATTAAATGATTTATATTCCTATGATTTTATGACTGTTGACGAATTTATAGAATTAAACATTAATTTTAAAGACATAGAGGATAAAAGTTCCCTGTATTCATCAAAAACAGAACTAATAGAATTATTATTTTTAGAGAATTTTAAAAATCACTTGATGAAAAACTTATCTTTGGGCACAAAGCAAAAAGTAATGTTACTTTTAAGTTTAATTCATAAGCCAAATTTATTATTATTTGACGAGCCATTAGTAAATTTAGATACAAAAAGTAAAGAGAATACTATTGATTTTTTAAAGAGTTATATTAATAATAACAAAGCTATTTTAGTATTTTCTTCTCACGATTTAAATTTAATTAAGAAACTTTCAAATAGGATCTTGGACATGAAAGATATGAAGATTTACAGTGTGAGAGAAGAGTGGCGTGTTAATGAATCTTAA
- the ssb gene encoding single-stranded DNA-binding protein — protein MINQVTLVGRLTKDPEIRVTTEGIPVTHVTLAVNRHYKNQSGQIEADFVQCTLWRKAAENTVHYCRKGSVVGITGRIQTRNYENNEGRRVYVTEVVAEGVQFLGKRVTESEHVTIPVPEPDPVPVTFSREA, from the coding sequence ATGATTAACCAAGTTACATTAGTAGGCAGATTAACCAAAGACCCGGAAATAAGGGTTACGACTGAAGGCATCCCTGTCACGCATGTCACACTAGCTGTAAACCGTCACTATAAAAATCAGAGTGGCCAGATTGAGGCTGATTTTGTTCAATGCACACTGTGGCGGAAAGCGGCTGAAAATACGGTTCATTATTGCCGTAAGGGCTCCGTTGTCGGTATTACCGGCAGAATCCAAACCCGTAATTACGAAAATAATGAAGGACGCAGAGTGTATGTGACTGAAGTTGTGGCAGAGGGTGTTCAGTTTCTTGGAAAAAGAGTGACAGAGTCTGAGCATGTAACAATACCAGTACCTGAACCGGATCCTGTGCCCGTGACTTTTTCGAGGGAGGCATGA
- a CDS encoding YwpF-like family protein — MKTFRLISLEIVEENGLKHIELVDGLIINKEDDQNTWLIEVYTTPTNFEFFEKALQSQQEFIVRAVISKEDNDPVSFHIKARSVRKLETNISIMLQGTLKRTSRKNYAELLLKDLMDKGFSGDTLLNEFKEKLKNKPYLTPPSNTSTFSEGSVGM, encoded by the coding sequence ATGAAAACTTTTAGATTAATCTCACTTGAGATTGTCGAGGAGAACGGTCTGAAGCACATTGAATTGGTTGATGGTTTGATCATCAATAAGGAAGATGACCAAAACACTTGGCTGATTGAAGTTTATACCACCCCTACAAACTTCGAATTTTTTGAAAAAGCATTGCAGAGCCAGCAAGAATTTATTGTTAGAGCAGTCATCAGCAAAGAGGATAATGACCCCGTCTCCTTCCATATCAAGGCCCGCTCGGTAAGAAAACTTGAAACGAATATAAGCATTATGCTACAAGGAACTTTAAAACGAACCTCACGGAAAAACTATGCCGAATTACTCCTTAAGGATTTAATGGACAAAGGTTTCAGTGGCGATACGTTACTTAATGAATTTAAGGAAAAGTTGAAAAATAAACCTTATTTGACACCCCCTAGCAATACTTCTACTTTTAGTGAAGGGTCTGTAGGAATGTAG
- the fabZ gene encoding 3-hydroxyacyl-ACP dehydratase FabZ — protein sequence MLDINQIKEIIPHRYPFLLVDRILEVEEGQKAVGIKNVTANEEFFNGHFPDFPVMPGVLIVEALAQVGAVAMLKKEENRGRLAFFGGIDNCRFKRQVRPGDQLRLEVVMTRVRGSIGKGKGTATVNGEIACELEMTFALGPKQE from the coding sequence ATGTTAGATATTAATCAAATAAAAGAAATCATTCCCCATCGTTATCCATTTTTACTAGTTGATAGAATTTTAGAAGTAGAAGAGGGTCAAAAAGCGGTCGGCATCAAAAACGTCACCGCCAATGAGGAATTTTTTAACGGACATTTTCCAGACTTTCCAGTCATGCCAGGCGTACTCATTGTTGAAGCGTTAGCACAAGTGGGCGCTGTTGCCATGCTGAAAAAGGAAGAAAACCGTGGCCGCCTAGCTTTCTTCGGTGGCATCGATAACTGTCGGTTCAAACGCCAAGTAAGACCAGGTGATCAATTGCGGCTTGAAGTTGTCATGACTCGCGTGCGCGGAAGCATTGGTAAAGGTAAAGGAACCGCAACTGTTAACGGCGAAATAGCCTGTGAACTGGAAATGACATTTGCTTTAGGACCAAAACAAGAATAG
- a CDS encoding DNA-directed RNA polymerase subunit beta — protein sequence MLVIEKNQEGLKEEAVEPQPPKEPNTQKSPETQPEVEEATDNTSLPQEQAEEAVAAIEEPQTREQLKKEKAEQEEKPQHGNNRVRVRLIPIWLRLVIVILLLVFSLTAGVIVGYGVIGNGKPLDALKQSTWTHIADLINKEK from the coding sequence ATGTTAGTAATCGAAAAAAATCAAGAAGGTCTTAAAGAAGAAGCGGTCGAGCCTCAGCCACCTAAAGAGCCCAACACACAAAAGTCTCCGGAAACACAACCAGAAGTAGAAGAGGCGACAGACAATACATCCTTACCTCAGGAACAGGCTGAGGAAGCAGTAGCAGCCATTGAAGAACCGCAGACGCGCGAACAACTGAAAAAGGAAAAGGCAGAGCAAGAAGAGAAGCCTCAGCATGGTAATAACCGAGTGCGGGTCCGACTGATTCCGATTTGGCTAAGACTCGTCATTGTTATTTTATTATTAGTATTTAGCTTAACGGCAGGAGTAATAGTTGGATATGGCGTAATCGGGAACGGAAAACCACTTGATGCACTAAAACAATCCACTTGGACACATATTGCGGATCTTATTAATAAAGAAAAATGA
- a CDS encoding rod shape-determining protein: protein MFSRDIGIDLGTANVLIHVKGRGIVLNEPSVVAIDKNTNRVLAVGEEARRMVGRTPGNIVAIRPLKDGVIADFDVTEAMLKHFINKLNVKGFLSKPRILICCPTNITSVEQKAIKEAAEKSGGKKVYLEEEPKVAAIGAGMDIFQPSGNMVVDVGGGTTDIAVLSMGDIVTSSSIKMAGDKFDMEILNYIKREYKLLIGERTAENIKINIATVFPGSRHEEMDIRGRDMVSGLPRTITVHSEEIEKSLRESVAVIVQAAKGVLERTPPELSADIIDRGVILTGGGALLHGIDMLLAEELKVPVLVAENPMDCVAIGTGIMLDNIDKIPTKRFG from the coding sequence ATGTTTTCTAGGGATATAGGAATCGATTTAGGAACGGCAAACGTGTTAATTCACGTTAAGGGTCGTGGAATTGTACTGAACGAACCATCTGTAGTAGCTATTGATAAAAACACCAACAGAGTGTTAGCTGTAGGTGAAGAAGCAAGAAGAATGGTAGGCCGGACTCCGGGAAACATTGTGGCCATTCGTCCCTTAAAAGATGGTGTCATCGCTGATTTTGATGTAACAGAAGCAATGCTAAAGCATTTTATCAATAAATTAAATGTGAAGGGCTTTTTATCTAAGCCACGCATTTTAATTTGTTGCCCAACCAATATCACAAGTGTTGAACAAAAAGCTATTAAAGAAGCAGCTGAAAAAAGCGGCGGTAAGAAAGTCTATTTAGAAGAAGAACCAAAAGTTGCGGCAATTGGTGCTGGAATGGATATTTTCCAACCTAGCGGCAATATGGTCGTTGACGTCGGTGGTGGTACGACCGATATCGCGGTTCTTTCAATGGGAGACATTGTTACCTCGTCTTCAATCAAAATGGCTGGCGATAAATTCGATATGGAAATTTTGAATTACATTAAGCGTGAATATAAGTTATTAATCGGTGAAAGAACGGCTGAGAATATTAAAATTAATATTGCCACAGTATTTCCTGGTTCACGTCACGAAGAAATGGACATTCGCGGTCGTGACATGGTATCAGGTCTGCCAAGAACGATTACCGTTCATTCAGAAGAAATTGAAAAGTCTCTTCGTGAATCAGTTGCCGTCATCGTTCAAGCTGCAAAAGGCGTGTTAGAACGTACTCCACCAGAATTATCTGCGGATATCATCGATCGTGGTGTCATCCTAACTGGCGGTGGGGCCCTTCTTCACGGTATCGATATGCTTCTAGCTGAAGAATTAAAGGTACCTGTGTTAGTTGCCGAAAATCCAATGGATTGTGTGGCGATTGGAACAGGCATCATGTTAGATAATATTGATAAAATTCCTACAAAACGGTTCGGATAA
- the spoIIID gene encoding sporulation transcriptional regulator SpoIIID: MHDYIKERTIKIGKYIVETRKTVRVIAKEFGVSKSTVHKDLTERLPEINPDLANEVKEILDYHKSIRHLRGGEATKLKYRKEELEEETVK; the protein is encoded by the coding sequence GTGCACGATTACATCAAAGAGAGGACCATCAAGATTGGAAAGTATATCGTGGAGACGAGAAAAACTGTTCGCGTCATTGCGAAAGAGTTTGGCGTATCCAAAAGTACAGTCCATAAAGACCTAACGGAAAGACTTCCGGAAATCAACCCCGATCTGGCAAATGAAGTGAAGGAAATTTTAGATTATCATAAATCAATCCGTCATCTTCGCGGCGGCGAGGCAACCAAACTAAAATACAGAAAAGAAGAATTGGAGGAAGAGACAGTCAAGTAA